A window from Apostichopus japonicus isolate 1M-3 chromosome 2, ASM3797524v1, whole genome shotgun sequence encodes these proteins:
- the LOC139982440 gene encoding receptor-type tyrosine-protein phosphatase epsilon-like: MSTKEWIAGPINDTSLTFTAVNLDSDTLYVFSVAAVREGENGEGPRSPEVSFRTHCDVAEISPVDVVAYLDVISNAVNVSWQIPEDIVCTTGISFFNIYVEEVGIDGNPQLHKTIEGDIRWAILENLKKGNYTFLVTFTIDTESDFSETSEVISIVEDLAGTPDAKGLVVALTVILFIIILAVSLAVVVIFRRKSTQTDSEKRQSNKADVNYENEGLSRSTVYVNEQQTSNADALSYEPVQNQASSGIQLDQLPRTLPDSKVESSYDYEVTGLPKQNTALPEPPVSQDLDKVIYEDMPDELNYSHALYNQEKAPVPFKVSELPEYIHQRRLGGRNALEMEFMTLPQGQLEPWTEAVKKQNVYKGRNPDVLPYDSSRVRLVFDSIKHSDYYNASFVMDQHNRQSFIAAESPSEDTADAFLWMIWQEKVAIVVMVSDMKESAEQTCSPYWPMKEGTSRHYGKMSVALKSIKNYPDYSVRELLIMKKGEDSTSVTQFHYHSWPYRRAAEHPTSLLDYIKDVKLCLKRKHFPLLVHCSDGAGATGTFIGLFCLLNELTQSSEISIYHFVKKMRKNRINVVGTKAQYVFIYEVLLLAYQTPVTVHSAHNFKKLVINKRKLSGQFQSLLKPKYQIDAQSGSATENKNRNRFSKIIPLDVSSPHLQCTSLLGGSGYINACFANSYFKKNAFILTQSPLPTTVEDFWRMVYDQKSTKIIMLNMLDSTDKTCNLYWPSGNCQYGSVLVECTGTVTEDLYVCREMVVKHQDDEQASVKLKHFQLLSWPEGKTAIHVIRFIEAVGFSEGPEPDVVHCIDGVGHSGVYVTIHNEMQRFKDSDKVDIFQTVQSLRERNPHVFSTLKDFLFCYEALQAFVNKVA; encoded by the exons ATGTCAACCAAGGAATGGATAGCAGGACCTATCAATGACACCTCTTTAACATTTACTGCTGTGAATCTTGACAGTGATACACTGTATGTGTTTAGTGTAGCTGCTGTCAGGGAGGGTGAGAATGGTGAAGGCCCCAGAAGTCCAGAGGTCAGCTTCAGAACTCATTGTGATG TTGCAGAAATCAGCCCAGTTGATGTTGTTGCTTATCTTGATGTCATAAGCAATGCTGTCAATGTTTCTTGGCAG ATTCCTGAGGATATCGTTTGCACCACTGGTATTTCATTCTTCAACATCTATGTGGAGGAAGTTGGCATTGATGGGAATCCTCAACTTCACAAAACAATAGAAGGTGATATTCGCTGGGCTATCCTCGAAAACCTGAAGAAAGGCAATTACACTTTCTTGGTTACCTTCACAATAGACACCGAGAGTGATTTCAGTGAGACTAGTGAGGTAATATCAATTGTGGAGGACTTGGCAGGAACACCAGATGCAAAAG gtCTGGTGGTTGCACTAACtgtcattttgtttatcatCATCCTAGCAGTGTCCCTTGCAGTAGTTGTAATATTCAGAAG GAAATCAACTCAAACGGACAGTGAAAAGAGACAAAGTAACAAAGCAGACGTGAACTACGAAAATGAAG GTCTTTCAAGAAGCACTGTATATGTCAATGAACAACAAACATCTAATGCAGATGCTTTGTCATATGAACCAGTACAGAACCAAGCTTCTAGTGGGATACAGTTAGACCAGCTCCCTCGGACCCTGCCGGATTCAAAGGTTGAAAGCAGTTATGACTATGAAGTAACTGGATTACCTAAACAAAATACTGCTCTACCTGAGCCTCCTGTCTCTCAGGATCTTGACAAAGTGATCTATGAGGATATGCCAGACGAGTTAAATTACAGTCACGCTTTGTATAACCAGGAAAAGGCTCCAGTTCCTTTCAAGGTCTCAGAGCTCCCAGAATACATTCATCAAAGGAGACTTGGTGGAAGGAATGCACTGGAAATGGAATTCATG ACTTTACCACAGGGTCAGCTTGAACCCTGGACAGAAGCTGTGAAGAAGCAAAATGTTTATAAAGGACGTAACCCAGATGTTCTACCTT ATGATTCTTCTAGGGTTAGACTTGTGTTTGATTCTATCAAACATTCCGACTACTACAATGCTAGTTTTGTTATG GATCAGCACAACAGACAATCTTTCATTGCTGCTGAAA GTCCCAGTGAAGATACTGCCGATGCATTCTTGTGGATGATTTGGCAAGAGAAAGTAGCCATTGTTGTCATGGTATCTGACATGAAAGAGTCTGCAGAG CAAACCTGTTCACCATATTGGCCTATGAAAGAAGGCACATCAAGACATTATGGGAAAATGTCTGTTGCACTGAAAAGTATCAAGAACTATCCTGATTACTCAGTGAGAGAGCTTCTGATCATGAAAAAG GGAGAAGACTCTACTTCCGTCACTCAGTTTCACTACCACTCTTGGCCTTACAGAAGAGCTGCTGAACATCCGACATCATTACTGGACTATATCAAAGATGTCAAACTATGCTTGAAAAGGAAACATTTTCCTCTTCTTGTTCATTGCAG TGATGGTGCTGGAGCCACAGGGACATTCATTGGCCTCTTTTGTCTTCTGAATGAGTTGACCCAAAGTAGTGAAATCAGCATCTACCACTTTGtcaaaaaaatgagaaaaaacagGATCAATGTGGTCGGCACCAAG GCTCAATATGTCTTCATTTATGAAGTTCTCCTGTTGGCATACCAAACCCCTGTAACAGTTCACTCGGCACATAATTTCAAGAAGCTAGTCATTAACAAGAGAAAACTCTCAGGTCAATTTCAG TCTTTGTTGAAACCAAAGTACCAGATTGATGCACAGAGTGGTTCAGCAACAGAAAACAAGAATCGGAACAGATTTAGTAAAATCATCCCAT TGGATGTGTCCAGCCCACATTTGCAATGCACATCACTGCTTGGTGGCAGTGGCTACATCAATGCTTGCTTCGCAAAT AGCTATTTCAAGAAGAATGCTTTCATCTTAACTCAGTCTCCACTACCTACCACAGTAGAAGACTTCTGGAGGATGGTATATGACCAGAAAAGCACCAAAATAATAATGCTCAACATGCTAGATTCAACAGACAAG ACCTGTAACTTGTACTGGCCAAGTGGGAATTGCCAGTATGGAAGTGTTCTGGTAGAATGCACCGGCACTGTCACTGAGGATCTCTATGTATGTAGAGAAATGGTAGTGAAGCATCAAGACGATGAACAA gcTTCAGTGAAATTGAAACACTTTCAGTTACTCAGTTGGCCTGAGGGAAAGACAGCTATTCATGTAATACGATTTATTGAAGCTGTTGGTTTCAGTGAAGGACCAGAACCAGATGTGGTTCACTGCAT AGACGGAGTTGGTCATAGTGGGGTGTATGTCACCATTCATAATGAGATGCAACGATTCAAAGACTCAgataaagttgacattttcCAGACTGTTCAAAGTCTGAGAGAAAGGAATCCCCATGTCTTTTCAACGCTG AAAGATTTCCTCTTCTGCTATGAAGCTTTGCAAGCCTTTGTTAACAAGGTTGCCTAA